A single region of the Amphiprion ocellaris isolate individual 3 ecotype Okinawa chromosome 4, ASM2253959v1, whole genome shotgun sequence genome encodes:
- the LOC111570989 gene encoding cytochrome P450 2U1, translating into MVSLSWLSGSVLSNANVAALLLFLLVFFLLYRKKRDSVYRNIPPGPKPWPVVGNFGGFLVPSFIQRRTGQRASSGPTSPMEALSGLSRTYGNVFSLFVGTQLMVVLNGYEAVKDALSNHPEVFSDRPDIPAITIMTKRKGIVFAPYGPVWRKQRKFCHATLRSFGLGKLSLEPCIQEGLATIRTELLRLNEESSGAGVDLAPLISNAVSNVICSLILGQRFHHDDREFRNMLDLMVHGLEICVNSPAVLINVFPLLYYLPFGVFKQLRQVEKDITVFLKRIIAKHHETLDPDNPRDLVDMYLMEMLAQQAAGEKDSSFNEDYLFYIIGDLFIAGTDTTTNSVLWILLYMVLHPDVQDKVQAEIDEVVGKHRVPSFTDRGSLPFTEATIMEVQRLTVVVPLAIPHMASETKVFRGYTIPKGTVIMPNLWSVHRDPTVWDDADTFKPARFLDDEGKLLKKECFIPFGIGRRVCMGEQLAKMELFLTVTSLLQAFKFRLPEGTPPPPLHGRFGLTLAPYPFTVCVSTRTSNSGTDSL; encoded by the exons ATGGTGTCTCTGTCGTGGTTGAGCGGCTCTGTTCTGTCAAACGCAAACGTCGCAGCTTTACTGCTTTTCCTGCTGGTGTTTTTCCTGCTGTATCGGAAGAAGCGGGACTCGGTGTATAGAAACATTCCTCCAGGACCGAAGCCATGGCCGGTGGTCGGAAACTTCGGCGGGTTTCTGGTTCCGTCCTTCATCCAGAGGAGGACCGGGCAGAGGGCGAGCAGCGGCCCCACCAGCCCCATGGAGGCTTTATCGGGACTGAGCAGAACTTATGGGAACGTGTTCAGCCTGTTCGTGGGGACTCAGCTGATGGTTGTTTTAAATGGATATGAAGCGGTGAAGGATGCTCTGTCAAACCACCCAGAGGTGTTCTCAGACAGACCTGACATCCCCGCTATTACCATCATGACCAAACGCAAAG gGATTGTCTTTGCACCTTATGGGCCAGTATGGAGAAAGCAACGCAAGTTCTGCCACGCCACACTGCGAAGCTTTGGCCTGGGGAAGCTGAGTCTGGAGCCTTGCATCCAGGAAGGCCTCGCTACCATCAGAACAGAGCTACTGCGGCTGAACGAGGAGAGCAGCGGCGCTGGTGTGGACCTGGCTCCTCTGATCAGCAACGCCGTGTCAAACGTCATCTGCTCGCTGATCCTGGGTCAGCGCTTCCATCATGACGATCGCGAGTTCCGCAACATGCTGGACCTGATGGTTCACGGGCTGGAGATCTGCGTGAACAGCCCCGCAGTCCTCATCAATGTCTTTCCACTGCTCTACTATCTGCCCTTTGGGGTCTTCAAGCAGCTACGGCAGGTGGAAAAAGACATCACGGTGTTTCTAAAGAGGATTATTGCAAAGCACCATGAAACACTAGATCCTGACAATCCACGGGATCTTGTAGACATGTATTTAATGGAGATGTTGGCCCAGCAAGCTGCCGGAGAGAAGGACAGCAGCTTCAATGAGGACTATCTCTTTTATATTATAGGAGATCTCTTCATTGCTGGCACTGATACAACCACTAATTCAGTTTTGTGGATTCTGCTCTATATGGTCTTACACCCTGATGTCCAAG ACAAGGTCCAGGCAGAGATTGATGAAGTGGTGGGCAAACATCGGGTCCCATCTTTTACTGATCGAGGAAGTTTGCCTTTTACTGAAGCCACCATCATGGAGGTACAGAGACTGACTGTGGTGGTTCCACTGGCTATTCCTCACATGGCCTCAGAGACAAAAG TGTTCAGAGGCTACACTATTCCTAAAGGAACAGTTATTATGCCCAACCTGTGGTCTGTCCATAGAGATCCCACTGTGTGGGACGACGCAGACACTTTCAAACCTGCACGCTTCCTGGACGATGAGGGAAAGTTGCTCAAGAAAGAGTGTTTCATACCATTTGGGATTG GTCGCAGGGTGTGCATGGGAGAACAGCTGGCAAAGATGGAGCTTTTCCTGACGGTCACCAGCTTACTGCAGGCCTTTAAATTCAGACTGCCGGAGGGAACGCCTCCTCCTCCGCTGCACGGTCGCTTTGGCCTGACACTAGCACCTTATCcattcactgtgtgtgtgagcactCGTACTAGTAACAGTGGAACAGACTCTCTGTAA
- the hadh gene encoding hydroxyacyl-coenzyme A dehydrogenase, mitochondrial, with product MAFFAHQIRRGFSSSAVRNVVIKQVTIIGGGQMGAGIAQVAASTGHSVTLVDTSDDILKKSIKTIEGSLKRVVKKKFADKPEAGEEFIQKVLKNVSTSTDVGSAVQGSDLVLEAIVENLKIKQDLFSRLDKLAPAHTIFASNTSSLPISDISSATNRLDRFGGLHFFNPVPMMKLVEVIGTSTTSQETFDSLLNFSKVLGKTPVSCKDTPGFIVNRLFVPYLYEAIRLYERGHGSKEDIDIAMKLGVGYPMGPFELSDYIGLDTIKFIMDGWREMDPDNTLFAPSELMDKLVAEGKLGKKTGEGFYKYK from the exons ATGGCTTTCTTCGCTCATCAGATCCGCAGAGGTTTCTCGTCTTCGGCTGTCAGGAATGTGGTTATTAAACAAGTTACGATCATCGGAGGGGGACAGATGGGTGCAGGGATTGCACAA GTTGCTGCTTCAACTGGCCACTCGGTGACTCTGGTGGACACATCTGACGACATCCTAAAAAAGTCTATCAAAACAATTGAAGGGAGCCTTAAAAGAGTGGTCAAGAAGAAGTTTGCTGACAAGCCAGAG GCAGGTGAAGAGTTCATCCAGAAAGTCCTGAAGAATGTGTCGACCTCAACAGATGTTGGATCTGCAGTTCAGGGCTCAGATCTCGTGTTGGAGGCTATTGTGGAAAATCTAAAAATCAAACAGGATCTTTTTAGTCGCCTTGACAAACTGGCACCAGC ACACACCATCTTTGCCAGCAACACGTCCTCCCTGCCCATCTCTGACATCTCCAGCGCCACCAACAGGCTGGACAGGTTCGGTGGCCTTCACTTCTTCAATCCCGTCCCTATGATGAAGCTTGTAGAG GTCATTGGAACGTCAACAACAAGCCAAGAGACATTTGATTCACTCTTGAACTTCAGCAAAGTGCTCGGAAAAACACCAGTGTCCTGCAAG GATACCCCCGGGTTCATCGTAAACCGTCTGTTTGTTCCTTACCTATATGAGGCCATCCGGTTGTATGAGAGAG GTCATGGATCCAAAGAAGACATTGACATCGCGATGAAACTTGGCGTTGGTTATCCCATGGGACCCTTTGAGCTCTCTGACTACATCGGACTAGACACAATAAAGTTCATCATGGATG GTTGGAGAGAAATGGATCCTGACAACACACTCTTTGCCCCAAGTGAATTGATGGACAAGTTGGTTGCAGAGGGCAAACTTGGCAAGAAGACAGGAGAAGGTTTCTACAAGTACAAGTAA
- the sgms2a gene encoding phosphatidylcholine:ceramide cholinephosphotransferase 2 produces the protein MASPELVDGRDSAADTLNPGMEGGAASSGGKTCPVHVQGGEDAKRGFRKGIGRHNDYVKISVLESKVSRLPTEWWKTAIAFFYAGFNLVLTTVVITIVHERVPPKESSPPLPDKFFDYIDRVKWAFTVTEINGMVLLAIWMIQLFFFRYRSIACRRFFFLIGTLYLYRCVTMYITTLPVPGMHMTCAPKLHGDSQAKIQRILQLISGGGLSITNSHLLCGDFLYSGHTVMLTLTYLFIKEYSPRSFWWYHLMCWLLSAVGVVCILVAHEHYSVDVVVAYFITSRLFWWYHTMANLQTLKCSPNNYLTNTWWNPVFNFFERNVQTSVPCSYSWPITWPPACLKNPCKKYSMVQSTREE, from the exons ATGGCATCACCGGAGCTTGTGGATGGAAGAGACTCTGCCGCTGATACTCTAAACCCAGGAATGGAGGGTGGTGCCGCGTCCAGCGGCGGGAAAACTTGTCCTGTCCACGTTCAGGGCGGAGAGGATGCAAAGAGGGGCTTTCGGAAAGGCATAGGCAGGCATAATGACTATGTGAAGATCTCTGTGCTGGAGTCCAAGGTCAGCCGTCTGCCCACGGAGTGGTGGAAGACGGCAATCGCTTTCTTTTATGCTGGTTTTAACTTGGTCCTGACAACAGTCGTCATCACAATCGTCCACGAGAGGGTCCCACCCAAAGAGAGCAGCCCGCCTCTTCCTGATAAGTTCTTTGACTATATCGACAGGGTCAAGTGGGCCTTTACAGTGACGGAGATCAATGGCATGGTGCTGCTGGCCATTTGGATGATCCAGCTGTTCTTCTTTAGATACAG GTCAATAGCATGCAGACGGTTCTTCTTCCTCATCGGCACCCTGTACTTGTACCGCTGTGTCACCATGTACATCACCACCCTGCCTGTACCTGGTATGCACATGACTTGTGCTCCAAAG CTTCACGGAGACTCCCAGGCAAAAATTCAGCGAATTCTGCAGCTGATTTCAGGCGGAGGGCTTTCCATCACAAACTCCCACCTCCTGTGTGGAGACTTCCTGTACAGTGGACACACGGTGATGCTCACCCTCACCTACCTGTTCATCAAGGAAT ACTCGCCGCGGTCGTTCTGGTGGTACCATCTCATGTGCTGGCTGCTGAGTGCCGTGGGGGTGGTGTGCATCCTGGTGGCACACGAGCACTACAGCGTGGACGTGGTTGTGGCTTATTTCATCACTTCCCGGCTGTTCTGGTGGTACCACACCATGGCCAacttacag ACTCTGAAATGCTCGCCCAACAACTACCTCACCAACACCTGGTGGAACCCAGTATTCAACTTCTTCGAGAGGAACGTCCAGACCTCGGTGCCATGTTCCTACAGTTGGCCCATCACCTGGCCTCCCGCCTGCCTTAAGAACCCCTGCAAGAAGTACTCCATGGTACAGAGCACGCGGGAGGAGTAA